A genomic segment from Leptospira ryugenii encodes:
- a CDS encoding CRISPR-associated helicase/endonuclease Cas3, translated as MSKLDESNGYFKYWGKADIAGNYHLLPYHCLDVSAVGEVLLEENPKLLSRFSTLTGIESALFKNLFLFFLAIHDLGKFSDAFQGQVKSIYSKLNPGSTAKNYIIRHDSLGFILWKNKFLINKRGNLNGILLESNFFNLNFIENRKVKDILELFVSITTGHHGKPPSNTGYTGNTVDIYSQFLENNIKESFHFLSDTYHLFLSGSMVEKFTTIDFEDVKGRLTRTSFWLAGLSVLCDWIGSNKEIFEFKSDKISLEKYWNDFAIPRARKAIAIAGVLPCKISKYATPSELFSNIADNLSFSPTPLQAACDSLKIQNEPQLIILEDVTGAGKTEASFILAKRLMETTGSDGLFIGLPTMATANGMYNRVASFYQKLYELNSQASLVLAHGARGLSDIFKDTIISEKIPEDISYAQDEESASASCIAWLADSSKKSTLADVAVGTIDQVLISILLSKFQSLRLFGMMNKVLILDEVHAYDSYMNELIESLLKTQAKIGASVILLTATMPNSLKKKFISAYSNQIIEENSIDVKHPYPLITQVVLNQSPILIPVATREEVKRTVKVELIHEEGEIYKLIQKSIHENKCVCWIRNTVTDAMNSYEMLTSDGNYKKENIVLFHARFAMGDRLDKEQQVLELFGKESNAIKRSGKIVIATQVVEQSLDLDFDIMVTDLAPIDLIIQRAGRLHRHTRDQLGNRVFAKDQREKPVLYVYSPLVNDEPEKNWYSSVFRGGAKVYPDHGKLYLTAKVLKQKGEIKMPEEARTLIDFVYGDKEAIPQSLIEITNENNNIDKQKASQAKNNTINLESGYTAIDNETIWNDINAPTRLGEETIKVSLAKWEEGKLTPWYNKGSYPWANSEVKVMSYILKYEKISEDNDLNKAIDACKENLPDKGKYSILIPLTKNELGNWIGTVLDKQNNEVFVSYNEHIGFRKMKQGEEA; from the coding sequence ATGAGTAAATTGGACGAGTCAAACGGATATTTTAAATATTGGGGGAAGGCAGATATAGCCGGCAATTACCATCTCTTGCCTTATCATTGTTTGGATGTTTCTGCGGTGGGGGAAGTATTACTTGAGGAAAATCCGAAGCTATTATCTAGATTTTCTACTTTGACGGGCATTGAATCAGCTTTATTTAAAAATCTTTTCCTGTTCTTTCTTGCCATTCATGATCTTGGAAAATTTTCCGATGCTTTTCAAGGTCAAGTTAAAAGTATTTATTCAAAACTCAATCCTGGATCAACGGCAAAAAATTACATAATTCGACATGACAGTTTAGGTTTTATACTCTGGAAAAATAAATTTCTCATTAATAAGCGCGGTAATTTAAATGGTATTTTACTTGAATCAAATTTTTTTAATCTGAACTTTATAGAAAATAGAAAGGTAAAGGATATTCTAGAATTATTCGTTTCGATTACAACTGGTCATCATGGCAAACCTCCATCCAATACTGGCTACACTGGCAATACAGTTGATATATATTCACAGTTTCTTGAAAACAATATAAAAGAGTCTTTTCACTTCTTAAGTGATACATATCATTTATTTTTATCAGGCTCAATGGTAGAAAAATTTACGACGATTGATTTTGAAGATGTAAAGGGTAGACTTACAAGAACTTCCTTTTGGTTAGCCGGCTTATCCGTATTATGTGATTGGATTGGTTCAAACAAGGAAATTTTTGAATTCAAATCAGATAAAATTTCTTTAGAAAAATATTGGAATGATTTCGCCATTCCACGAGCTAGAAAAGCAATTGCAATAGCAGGAGTTTTACCATGCAAAATATCCAAATACGCAACTCCATCAGAATTATTTTCGAATATTGCTGATAATTTATCTTTTTCACCTACACCGCTTCAGGCCGCCTGCGATTCTTTGAAAATACAAAATGAACCACAGTTGATCATTCTAGAAGATGTTACAGGAGCAGGAAAAACAGAAGCCTCATTTATTCTAGCTAAGCGGTTAATGGAAACAACTGGTAGCGATGGACTGTTTATCGGTCTCCCAACTATGGCAACGGCTAATGGAATGTATAACCGTGTTGCTTCTTTTTATCAAAAATTGTATGAACTAAATTCGCAAGCTTCATTAGTATTGGCTCATGGTGCAAGAGGATTGTCTGATATATTTAAAGATACGATTATATCAGAAAAAATTCCTGAGGATATTTCTTATGCTCAAGATGAAGAATCAGCTTCTGCTAGTTGTATTGCTTGGTTAGCGGATAGCAGTAAAAAGTCGACGTTAGCTGATGTTGCTGTTGGAACAATAGACCAAGTTTTAATTTCTATACTTCTTTCTAAGTTTCAATCCTTGCGACTTTTTGGGATGATGAATAAAGTCCTGATTCTAGATGAGGTTCATGCTTATGATAGTTATATGAATGAATTGATTGAATCACTTTTAAAGACACAGGCAAAAATAGGAGCTAGTGTAATTCTACTAACTGCTACAATGCCAAATTCTTTAAAAAAGAAATTTATCTCTGCCTATTCAAATCAAATTATAGAAGAAAATTCTATAGATGTTAAACATCCTTATCCACTGATCACTCAAGTTGTTCTGAATCAATCGCCAATCCTAATTCCAGTAGCGACTCGTGAAGAAGTGAAACGAACAGTGAAAGTTGAATTGATTCACGAAGAAGGGGAAATCTATAAATTAATTCAGAAATCCATCCACGAAAACAAATGTGTTTGTTGGATAAGAAATACTGTAACAGACGCAATGAATTCCTATGAAATGCTTACTTCTGATGGCAATTATAAAAAAGAAAATATAGTTCTATTTCACGCTAGATTTGCAATGGGAGATAGATTAGATAAAGAACAACAGGTCTTAGAATTATTTGGAAAAGAAAGTAATGCAATAAAGCGAAGTGGAAAAATAGTAATAGCCACTCAAGTTGTGGAACAATCTCTCGACTTAGATTTTGATATAATGGTAACAGACCTAGCTCCGATTGATCTAATTATTCAAAGAGCTGGAAGATTGCACCGCCATACGAGAGATCAACTAGGTAACCGAGTTTTTGCTAAAGACCAAAGAGAAAAGCCCGTTCTATATGTTTATTCTCCATTAGTTAATGATGAGCCAGAGAAGAATTGGTATAGTTCTGTATTTCGTGGAGGGGCAAAAGTTTATCCTGATCACGGTAAACTTTATTTAACCGCGAAAGTGCTGAAACAAAAAGGTGAAATCAAAATGCCAGAGGAAGCACGCACTTTAATTGACTTTGTTTATGGAGATAAAGAAGCGATTCCGCAAAGCTTAATCGAGATAACTAATGAAAATAATAATATTGATAAACAAAAAGCTTCTCAAGCCAAAAACAATACCATTAACTTGGAATCAGGTTACACTGCTATTGATAATGAAACGATTTGGAATGATATTAATGCGCCCACTCGATTAGGAGAAGAAACGATCAAAGTGAGTTTAGCAAAATGGGAAGAAGGGAAATTAACCCCTTGGTATAATAAAGGAAGCTATCCTTGGGCTAATAGTGAAGTGAAAGTCATGTCGTATATTCTTAAGTATGAAAAAATAAGCGAGGATAACGATTTGAATAAGGCAATAGATGCCTGTAAAGAAAATTTACCAGATAAGGGTAAGTATTCGATATTAATTCCTCTCACAAAAAATGAACTAGGAAATTGGATTGGTACAGTCCTAGACAAACAAAACAACGAAGTCTTTGTTTCATACAATGAACATATAGGATTTAGAAAAATGAAACAAGGAGAGGAAGCATGA
- the cas1e gene encoding type I-E CRISPR-associated endonuclease Cas1e, producing the protein MANKNLQELPKFEDNWSYLYFEKGKIDQFQKSIAFHFLEKTVPIPIETITLLMLGPGTTITHEAIKRISESRSLVAWTGEMGVRFYSAGYTGTYSAKNLLKQVESYANPLKRDRIVRRMYQMRFQEVLDPSLSIEQIRGKEGARVRNIYKTYSESIGVEWKARSYDQSNWDYSDPLNRALSSANACLYGIVHAAILSSGFSPGIGFVHTGKQLSFVYDIADLYKSEVSIPLAFDVVKESNFDVERRVRFQCRDYFKAAKLMKRIIPDIKELLYGGDINAESEDFPEGRDVAISY; encoded by the coding sequence ATGGCAAATAAAAATCTACAAGAGCTACCAAAATTTGAAGATAATTGGAGTTATCTCTACTTCGAGAAAGGGAAAATCGATCAGTTTCAAAAATCAATAGCCTTTCATTTTCTCGAAAAGACCGTCCCGATACCTATTGAAACGATTACTTTACTGATGTTAGGTCCAGGAACCACGATCACCCATGAGGCAATCAAAAGAATCAGTGAAAGTCGCTCACTCGTGGCGTGGACTGGAGAAATGGGCGTTCGATTTTATTCCGCAGGGTACACAGGAACGTATTCTGCGAAAAATCTCCTTAAACAAGTTGAAAGTTATGCGAATCCACTAAAAAGAGATCGCATTGTTCGCCGAATGTACCAAATGCGCTTCCAAGAGGTTCTCGATCCGTCTTTGTCAATTGAACAAATTAGAGGGAAAGAGGGAGCAAGAGTTCGTAATATCTATAAAACATATTCCGAATCCATCGGTGTTGAATGGAAGGCCCGCTCCTATGACCAGTCAAATTGGGATTACTCGGATCCCTTGAACAGAGCATTATCGTCGGCAAATGCTTGTTTATATGGAATCGTTCATGCGGCTATTTTAAGTTCAGGATTTTCTCCAGGCATCGGATTTGTGCACACAGGAAAACAATTATCATTTGTGTATGATATTGCAGATTTATACAAATCAGAAGTTTCGATACCTCTCGCGTTTGATGTTGTTAAGGAAAGCAATTTCGATGTTGAACGACGTGTCCGATTTCAATGTAGAGATTATTTCAAAGCCGCAAAACTGATGAAACGTATTATTCCCGATATAAAGGAGTTGCTCTATGGTGGTGATATTAATGCAGAAAGCGAAGATTTCCCAGAGGGGAGAGATGTCGCGATTAGCTATTGA
- the cas2e gene encoding type I-E CRISPR-associated endoribonuclease Cas2e, translating to MSRLAIEIKAGVFVATINARVRDELWKRMTEEWRNPCIMIFSMNNEQGFEIRTFGDPEREVLDFDGLFLLARPSENRTSDDLSEVDDTKID from the coding sequence ATGTCGCGATTAGCTATTGAAATCAAGGCGGGTGTCTTTGTTGCAACGATAAACGCGCGGGTTCGAGATGAACTCTGGAAACGAATGACGGAGGAGTGGCGAAATCCATGTATCATGATCTTCAGCATGAATAACGAACAAGGTTTTGAGATTCGAACATTTGGTGATCCAGAACGTGAGGTTTTAGACTTTGATGGCTTATTTCTCTTGGCTCGACCTTCAGAAAACCGAACCTCGGATGATTTGTCAGAGGTTGATGATACAAAAATAGATTGA